From Tachyglossus aculeatus isolate mTacAcu1 chromosome X5, mTacAcu1.pri, whole genome shotgun sequence, a single genomic window includes:
- the KLHL8 gene encoding kelch-like protein 8 codes for MASESVFPEQAKNHLMQKGKRQQQQQQQQPEKSSQSDGEEDSFVFEANEAWKDFHSSLLRFYEDGELCDVTLKVGSKLISCHKLVLACVIPYFRAMFLSEMAEAKQTLIEIRDFDGDAIEDLVKFVYSSRLTLTVDNVQPLLYAACILQVELVARACCEYMKLHFHPSNCLAVRAFAESHNRIDLMDMADRYACEHFTEVVECEDFVSVSPQHLHKLLASSDLNIENEKQVYTAAIKWLLANPQHHAAWLDEILAQVRLPLLPIDFLMGVVAKEEIVKQNLKCRDLLDEARNYHLHLSSRAVPDFEYSIRTTPRKQTAGVLFCVGGRGGSGDPFRSIECYSINKNSWFFGPEMNSRRRHVGVISVGGKVYAVGGHDGNEHLGSMEMFDPLTNKWMMKASMNTKRRGIALASLGGPIYAIGGLDDNTCFNDVERYDIESDRWSGVAAMNTPRGGVGSVALVNYVYAVGGNDGVASLSSVERYDPHLDKWIEVKEMGQRRAGNGVSELHGCLYVVGGFDDNSPLSSVERFDPRNNKWEYVAELTTPRGGVGIATVMGKIFAVGGHNGNAYLNTVEAYDPVGNRWELVGSVSHCRAGAGVAVCSCLSGQIRDVGQGSNNVVDCM; via the exons ATGGCTTCAGAATCTGTGTTCCCAGAACAAGCTAAGAATCATTTGATGCAAAAGGGCAAaaggcaacagcagcagcagcagcagcagccagaaaAGTCATCCCAGAGTGATGGGGAAGAAGACTCTTTCGTATTTGAAGCCAATGAAGCTTGGAAGGATTTTCACAGTTCACTCCTTCGCTTTTATGAAGATGGAGAACTCTGTGATGTCACACTGAAG GTGGGATCAAAGCTTATCTCCTGCCACAAGCTGGTGCTGGCTTGTGTTATCCCCTACTTCAGAGCCATGTTTCTTTCCGAAATGGCGGAGGCCAAGCAGACCCTGATTGAGATCCGGGATTTTGATGGGGATGCGATAGAAGACTTGGTGAAATTTGTCTACTCATCCCGGCTGACTCTGACAGTGGACAACGTCCAGCCTCTCTTATATGCAGCCTGTATTCTGCAGGTGGAGCTAGTGGCCCGAGCGTGCTGCGAATACATGAAGTTACACTTCCACCCTTCCAACTGCCTGGCGGTCAGGGCCTTTGCTGAGAGCCACAACCGCATCGACCTGATGGACATGGCGGACCGATATGCCTGCGAACATTTTACTGAAGTCGTGGAGTGTGAAGACTTTGTGAGcgtgtccccacagcacctccatAAACTTTTGGCTTCCAGTGATTTAAACATTGAGAACGAAAAGCAGGTTTATACCGCTGCTATCAAGTGGCTTCTGGCTAATCCTCAGCATCATGCCGCCTGGTTGGATGAGATACTTGCTCAG GTTCGGCTGCCGTTGTTGCCGATTGATTTTCTCATGGGGGTCGTGGCAAAAGAAGAGATCGTCAAGCAGAATTTAAAGTGCAGGGACTTACTGGATGAAGCAAGAAACTACCACCTTCACCTGAGCAGCCGAGCAGTGCCTGACTTTGAGTACTCGATCCGCACCACTCCAAGGAAGCAGACTGCGG GTGTGCTATTTTGCGTAGGTGGTCGGGGTGGATCAGGTGACCCATTTCGCAGCATTGAATGCTACTCTATCAACAAAAACAGTTGGTTCTTTGGACCTGAAATGAACAGCCGAAGGCGGCACGTTGGGGTAATCTCTGTGGGAG GTAAAGTCTATGCAGTGGGTGGACATGATGGAAATGAACACTTAGGCAGCATGGAAATGTTTGACCCTCTCACTAATAAGTGGATGATGAAAGCATCAATGAACACAAAGAG GCGAGGAATTGCGCTGGCCTCCCTTGGAGGGCCAATTTATGCAATCGGAGGGTTAGACGACAACACCTGCTTCAACGACGTGGAGCGATATGACATCGAATCCGATCGCTGGAGTGGAGTGGCAGCTATGAATACCCCCCGGGGAGGCGTTGGCTCTGTTGCTTTGGTC AACTACGTGTACGCAGTGGGAGGCAACGACGGGGTGGCCTCCCTGTCCAGCGTAGAGAGATACGACCCCCACTTGGATAAATGGATAGAAGTCAAAGAGATGGGTCAGCGCCGAGCCGGCAACGGTGTCAGCGAACTGCACGGATGCTTGTACGTCGTGG GTGGCTTTGACGACAATTCTCCCCTCAGCTCAGTCGAGCGATTCGACCCTCGCAACAACAAATGGgagtacgtggcagagctgaccACTCCGAGGGGTGGAGTGGGTATTGCCACGGTCATGGGCAAAATTTTTGCAGTTGGTGGTCACAACGGCAATGCATACCTAAATACAGTGGAGGCCTATGATCCAGTGGGGAACAG GTGGGAGTTGGTGGGATCCGTGTCTCACTGCCGAGCTGGAGCCGGGGTAGCTGTGTGTTCCTGTCTGAGCGGCCAGATccgggatgtgggccagggatccaaTAACGTGGTGGACTGTATGTAA